One window of the Perca flavescens isolate YP-PL-M2 chromosome 5, PFLA_1.0, whole genome shotgun sequence genome contains the following:
- the zgc:153044 gene encoding dual specificity protein phosphatase 18: MHQSGLAGLSGLCRVTDHLYLSNGRAANDASQVARCKIACIVNVTETKSRRPLHPGVEYIHIPLADSPVSPLSEHFDEVADKIQQTADRGGRTLVHCNAGVSRSASLCMAYLMKHRGVSLLEAHRWVRTSRPVVRPNNGFWKQLIRYEMELRGCTSVRMVSSSMGELPDIYEHETRNMMPL, from the coding sequence ATGCATCAGTCGGGTCTCGCAGGTCTGTCAGGCCTGTGCCGAGTCACCGACCATCTTTATCTCAGTAATGGCAGAGCGGCTAATGATGCCTCCCAGGTGGCTCGGTGCAAGATAGCGTGCATCGTAAACGTGACCGAGACCAAGAGCCGCCGCCCTCTTCATCCCGGGGTAGAGTACATCCACATCCCGCTCGCCGACTCCCCGGTGTCTCCTCTCAGCGAGCACTTCGACGAAGTCGCGGATAAAATCCAGCAGACTGCGGACCGCGGTGGCCGCACTTTGGTGCACTGCAACGCGGGAGTGAGCCGCTCCGCCTCGCTGTGCATGGCCTACCTGATGAAGCACCGCGGCGTGTCTCTCCTGGAAGCCCACCGGTGGGTGAGGACTTCTCGGCCCGTGGTGAGGCCGAACAACGGCTTCTGGAAACAGCTCATCCGGTACGAGATGGAGCTCCGTGGGTGCACCTCTGTCCGAATGGTGTCCTCCTCCATGGGAGAGCTGCCAGACATTTATGAACACGAAACCAGGAATATGATGCCACTGTGA